A region from the Haloarcula limicola genome encodes:
- a CDS encoding HalOD1 output domain-containing protein, with amino-acid sequence MTKSPDDGLESEDDPTLGRENSWSQAAQYHFDPDADADLTTALVTAIADAKGVDRTELKSPILYNAVDAPAIQESFFGPDVNGESRRSTGTIEFEFDQYLVKVRSDGWIQVYE; translated from the coding sequence GGCCTCGAGAGCGAGGATGACCCGACGCTCGGTCGCGAGAATTCGTGGAGCCAGGCCGCTCAGTATCACTTCGACCCAGACGCCGACGCGGACCTGACGACTGCACTCGTTACTGCGATCGCCGACGCCAAAGGGGTTGATCGGACGGAACTCAAATCCCCGATCCTGTACAACGCGGTGGACGCACCCGCGATTCAAGAGAGCTTCTTTGGACCAGACGTGAACGGGGAATCTCGCCGCAGTACAGGAACCATCGAATTTGAATTCGACCAGTATCTCGTCAAAGTTCGGAGTGACGGGTGGATACAAGTGTACGAGTAA